From one Nilaparvata lugens isolate BPH chromosome 2, ASM1435652v1, whole genome shotgun sequence genomic stretch:
- the LOC120349668 gene encoding paired box pox-neuro protein-like, whose translation MPHTGQAGVNQLGGVFVNGRPLPDCVRRRIVELALMGVRPCDISRQLLVSHGCVSKILTRFYETGSIRPGSIGGSKTKSSN comes from the exons ATGCCACACACTG GACAAGCAGGTGTGAACCAATTGGGAGGTGTGTTCGTGAATGGGCGTCCGCTGCCCGACTGCGTGCGAAGGCGCATCGTCGAGTTGGCGCTGATGGGCGTCAGGCCATGCGACATTTCGCGTCAGCTGCTCGTCTCCCACGGCTGCGTCTCCAAAATACTCACCCGCTTCTACGAGACAGGCTCCATCAGGCCTGGCAGCATTGGAGGCAGCAAGACCAAG TCATCGAACTAa